GCGTCGGCCTTGGCCGCATGCTGGCCGGCATCGGCTTTCTGCTGGGGATGGTGCTGGTGCTCGTGATGCCCCAGATGCGCCTTGGCCGCCGCTGCCACCTCATGCCGGCAATACGCTGCCGCCCCCGCCCAGGCAAACTGGAGCGGCAGGATCAGCGCGAGGAGGATGAGGAGCAGGCGTTGCATGTCGGGAATGGCGGCGAGCCGCAAGTTTAACCGAGGCTGGCCGGTGATCACGCGACGAGCCGATTACATTTGCGTCATGACGTAACAGGGGCACGTCGGCCAAAGCAATGTCAATTTATTTGAATGACTTATCCATACAGATCCCTCTTTGCGCTCGATCAAGACTTCTATAGTTCGTTACATGAACGGCACGCACACGACGCAGAACGTTCTGCCAAATTCAACGAACAATACTGGAGAAATCTCATGACCAAGACCGCCCGCTTTGCTTCCGCCCTGTTCCTGTCGCTGGCCGCCCTCGGCGCCGCGCAAGCCGCCACCGCTTCCGAACGGCTCCCAGGCGACAAGTATGGTTATGAGTTCCGCTCGCACGATGCCTTCACCGATGGCGCCCGCACCGGAAAGCCCGATCCGTATGTGGACGGTGCCCGCACCGTGGCAGGACTAGACCGCAGCGGCGTGTCGGCGGCACCGGCGCGCAGCTTCGACCCGTACAGCGAAGGCAGCCGCGTGGGTGGTTTCGATCCTTACGGCGAAGGTGCGCGGGCGTAATTGCCGTCGGTTTGCTCCCCTCTCCCGCTTGCGACGCTTGCGGGAGAGGGGACGGGGGAGAGGGGAGCCTTTGCCAAGGGTGTCAGCTGGCGTTCGGCGCAATGATGTGCGAACACTGACTACTGACAAAGGTGTTAATCCTCCCGCCCCATTCGCCGCATCGCCTCCCTCATGGTCCGCATCTGCGCGCTGAATACGGTGCAGGCTTCGCAGATCGCCAAATGGCTGCGCACGCGCAGCCGCTCCATCCACGACAACGGCTGGTCCAGACCCTTCATGGTCAGGTGGTGAACCTCTTCGCAGTCCGGCAGCAGGCGGCGGGCGGGGCGGTCGGGCATGGTGGTGGTTGCCGAGGGTTAGGTGGAGGAAGTCGCTGACAAGGCCGTTCAGCCCTTGCCGGCAGCGCCACGCTGCCCGAACCAGTGCAGTTCCAGGCATGCGCGCAGCCGCATGCGGGCCCGGTACAGCATGGCCCATGCATTGGTCGCGCTGATCTGCAAGACCTGACAGATTTCTTCGGTATCCAGCTCCAGCCACTCGCGCATCATGAACAGCCGGCCCAGCCGCGGCGGCAGCCGGTCGACGCATAGCTGCAGGATTTCGAAGAATTCGCGGCGCTCGAAGGCGCGCTCGGGATCGCCCCAGTCGGAAGGCGGATCCTGGTAGTGGCCGTTGCGCGTGAACAGCGCATCCAGCGCCTCCTGCTCCGATGGCGCCTCGCCGTCCTCCGGCGCCACCAGCGCCAGCCGCACCTCGCGCCGCCCGCTGCGCAGGCTGTCGATCAGCTTGTGCTTGAGGATGCCGACCAGGTAGGTGCGCAGCGACGACTGGCCGGCAAAGCGTTCCGGGTGCTCCAGCACGGCCAGCAGCGTCTCCGACACCGCGTCTTCCGCCAGCACTTCATCGCGCAGCTGCAGGCGCGCAAAGCGCAGCAGGTAGGGCCGTAGGGCCTGCAGTTCGGCAGGATCGAGGCTCATGGGGGCGCGTCCGCGGCGTGAGGGATGCGCCATCATACCGCCGGGCCCGCTTCCGGGCACGCGCTTCAGTTCAGCCCGCGGAACTGCCCGCACAAGCGGAACACATCCTCGTTCAGCGGCACCTCCCGCGCGAGGGCATAGCGCGTGGCCAGCTTGAGCAGCTCCTTGATATCGCGCCCGCTGGCCTTGGGGTAGGCCCGCAGCAGCGCCTCGACCAGCCCGTCGCCCAGCTCGGCGCCGAATTGCGCCGCCTGCAGCCGCCACAGGCGCCGCGCATCGTCCTTGCCCGGCGTTTCGTAGTGGATGGTGGCGATGCAGCGCGACAGGATGGCATCGTCGACATCGCCGATGCGGTTGGTGGTCATGAACAGCAGGCCGTTGAAGTACTCCAGCGTGCGCAGGAACTCGGCGACGATGGCGTTGTGCTCGAGGTCGTTGTCGCGGCAGCGGATATAGACGTCGGCTTCATCGAGCAGCAGGATCGCGTTCCAGCGCATGGCGCGCTGCAGGATGCCGCTCAGGCTGGCGCCAACCGACGCCGCCGTGGTGCCGAGCTGTCCCGAATGAACCCGGTACAGCGGCTTGCCGACGACCTCGGCATAGATCTCCGCGGTCAGCGTCTTGCCCAGCCCCGGCGCGCCCTGGCACAGGATGGTGGTGCCGCCCGACTTGCCGGGTACGAAGTCAGGCACCAGCACGTCCATGTGCGAGGTCAGGATATCGATCAGGTCGCGGTGGTGGTCCGGCAGCACCAGCTTGTCGCGCAACCCGGGCTGGTAGCGGTATTCGGACAGGTGCTGTACATGCACCCAGAGATTGCGGTGCCACTCCAGGTGGAAGAGATGCACGTAGCCGTGCAGCGGCACCGCCTCGAAGCCCGCTTCCACCCCGGCCTCGCGCCAGAACGATGCATCGCAGCTCATCTCGAAACGGCGCGCGAGCCGCTCCTCGTCATTGACGCAGCGGGCCGCCACGCCGTCGGGAACGCGCGTCAGCTCGGCCGCGCCCTTGGCATCCAGCGACCACGCCGGCCCGCTGGCGACAAACTGCGCGCCGAAGCGCTGCTGGTAACGCACGAAGCGCCGCGCGTGGCGCTCGTACTCCTGCCGGAACTCGGCGCACTCCTTGTAGAAGCCGAACTCCGCCAGCAGATCGGGAATGGAGCGGTTGGCGATGTCGTCGCGCGTGATCACCATCGACGTGGTCATGCCGGCGCGGCGCTTGTGGTGGTCGGTCAGCTCGGAGTTGGCTGACTGCATGGTGTTGGCCAGCAGGTCCACCACCACATAGGGCATGCCCTGGTCGGGCGCCACGTAGCGCATGCGCCGTACCAGCCAGGGCAGCAGCACGCCGTCACGGTTGCGCTGGTAGAGCCAGCCGTCGATGGCATCGCGCGACAGGTAGGCCACCAGCCCGCCGATCAGCTGGTCCAGCGCCGGGATGACGCGCGCCTGTGGCGCATTGTGGATATTGTCGAGCGCCAGCATCTGGAACATCAGCGCGCGCTGGTTCTGGCTCTTGCTCAGCGTGTAGAGCGAGTTCAGCGCCTGCGCGTCGAACAGCTTGCTCGACACCAGCATGTCGCCGTGGCACACGCCGTGCTCCTGCAGCTGGCGGGCCAGCGGCGTGCCCGTGCCGATCATGGCGAGCAGAGGGTGGATCAGCGCTTCCGGAATCTCGAAATCCATCGAACACACTCCCGTTTGCCGTGCGCCCCGCTGGACGCCGCGGCGATTCACTGCAGGAAGAACGCGATGGCCTGCTCCACCACCGGCGGGTGGATGACATGCAGGCCATCGAATTCCACGTACTCGACCGCGTAGCCGGCGGCCCTGAGCCTGGCCGCATGGGCGCGGCCGCTGGTGGCGATGGGCAACTGCTCGTCGTCGCGTCCGTGCGCGACGAATACCTTCGGCGCGCCTTCCTGCATGAACACCGACATGAAGCCGCCGGAAAACGCCAGCACGTGGCTGGCAATGTCGCCATTGGTGATGCCGACCGACAGCGCGTAGCTGGCGCCATCGGAGAAACCGGCAAAGCCCACACGATCGCGGTCGATGCGGTAGCGCGACGCGACCGCGGCCAGCGCCCGGTGCAGGCGTTCCAGGTCCGGGCCGTTGCCGCCGATCACGATGTCCCAGGTCGGGTAGAGCGACTGCGGCGCAAGCACCAGGAAGCCGTGCCGCTGCGCATGGGGCTCCAGATGCGGCAGGACCTTTTCGGCATGGCCGCCGGCGCCATGGAACATCACCAGCAGCGGCACCGGCGCACCGGCATCCAGGCCCTCGGGCACGAACAGCACCGCATCGCGTTCGGCCGCCACGCCCAGCCCGTGGCGGCCCGCCGGCAGCGGTGCGGCAGCCGGGCCGGAGCGATCGGCGCGGTGCGCCGGATCATCGAAGGTGAAAGACAGGCGACCGAACAGGGAGGGATCGAGCATGGTGGCGGGGGATCCTGATGCGCTGGCGGGCTGAAAGTGCAGCGCCTGCGTCACTGATATTTTGTATATTACATACAAACGATATCTCGCGCCACCACCCGTCCGAGTGCCTGAATATCGATATGGGCTTTCCTTCGTTCCCCCGCCAGTCACCGTTCCCTATGCTGGGCCCCTGCGATTTTGATACGGAGGAATCACCCATGAACGCACCGCTGGCCATCGATGCCCCGCATGCCCGGCATGCGCTGCGCGCCGCGCTGGAAGGCGTACCGGCACTGGCCGGGCAGATAGGCACCGATGCCGCCGCGCGCGAGGCGCAGCGCCTGCTGCCGCATGAAGGCTTTGCCCTGTTCCGCCAGTCCGGCCTGGGCCTGCTGCGCATCCCCGTGGAAAGGGGCGGGCTGGGCGGCTCGCTGGTCGACCTGTTCGAAGTGATCGCCGCGATCGCGGCCGAGGAATCGAACGTGGCGCACGCGCTGCGCATCCACTTCGACCAGACCGAATCGCTGCGCCTGTCGCCGCGCTCGGCGTTCAACGATCTGCAGGTGCAGCGCATCGTGGGCGGGGCCATCTTCGGCGGCGCCTCGACCGAGCGCGGCACCGCGCGGCCGGGCGAGATCACCACGGCGCTGCGGCGCGACGGCGCGCACTACCGCGTCAGCGGCAAGAAGTACTACTCGACCGGCACGGCCTTTGCCGACTATGCCCGCATCAACGTGCAGGACCCCGACGGCGAACCGGTCTTCATCATCATCCCGACTGACCGTCCCGGCTTCAGCGTGATCGACGACTGGGACGGCATGGGCCAGCGCATGACCGCCAGCGGCAGCCTGGTGCTCGACGACGTGCCCGTGCTGGCCGACGAAGTCGCGCGGCGCGGCAACACCACGCTGGTCGGCCGCCATTGCGGCGCGCTGCGCCAGCTGCACCTGGTGGCGGTGGCCGCCGGCATCGTGCGCAACGCATGGGCCGACGCCACGCGCTATGTGCGCGAGCACGGCCGCCCGGTGCTGCACAGCCCGGCGCCCACCGCGCGCGAAGACCACTTCATCCAGCAGGTGATCGGCGACCTGGCCGCGCACAGTCACGCCATCGACGCGCTGGTGCGCGAAAACGCGCGCGCGCTTGACCGCTCCGCCGACGCCTTGCACGTCGGCGCCGACGATGCCGAGGCACTGGTGCTGCAAGCCGCGCTGGCCACCGCGCAGACCCAGCTGGTGGTCAGCAAGCTGGCGCTGCATGTGGGCGAGCGCATGTTCGAGGCCGGCGGCGCCTCGGCCACGTCGCGGCAGCACAACTTCGACCGCCACTGGCGCAACCTGCGCACGATCTTCAGCCACAACCCGCTGCTGCACAAAGGACGCGTGGTGGGCGCCTACCACCTCAACGGCGAGACCACGCACCTGACCGAAGGCCGCGTGTTCTGACGCGCCGCGTCCGGAGACCAACCATGACAGCAAGCACCCCGCAGCGCCAGCTGCACCTGAACATCAACGCGCTGCATTCCGGCTTCGTGCCATCGGCCTGGCGGCTGCCGGACAGCAACGTGCGCGCCTTTGTCGACGTGCAGCACTACGTGCGCCTGGCGCGTATCGCCGAAGCCGGAAAGTTTGACGCCATCTTCCTGGCCGACAATGCGTCGATCGCCGACCAGATCTACTTCCGCCCGATCACGGCGCTGGAACCGACGCTGCTGCTGGCCAGCGTGGCGGCGGCCACCACCCATATCGGCCTGGTGGCCACGGTCTCGACCAGCTACAACGAGCCCTACAACATCGCGCGGCGCTTCGCCACGCTGGACCATCTCAGCGGCGGCCGCGCCGGCTGGAACGTCGTCACCACCGCCGACGCGGGCTCGGCGCGCAACTTCGGCCGCAGCGCGCCGATCGAGCATGGCCAGCGCTATGCGCGCGCGGACGAGTTCACCCGCATCGTCAAGGCGCTGTGGGACAGCTGGGAAGACGACGCCTTCGTCGGCGACAAGGACGCCGGCCGCTTCGTCGATCCCGGCAAGCTGGCGCCGGTGGCACACCAGGGCACCTTCTTCGACGTGCATGGCCCGCTGAACCTGCCGCGTCCGCCGCAGGGGCACCCCGTGCTGTTCCAGGCGGGCGGCTCGGCCGATGGCCGCGAACTGGCCGCCCTGCATGCCGAGGCGGTGTTCTCCGCGTCGCAGTCGTTCGAGGAAGCGCTCGCCTACAAGCGCGAGATCAACGCGCGCGCCGAGGCGCACGGGCGCGGGCCGCATGCCGTGAAGATCCTGCCGGGCCTGACCACCATCATCGGCGCCACCGAAGCGCAGGCACGGCAACGCCGCGACGAACTGGTCGAGCTGATCCCGTGGGACTACAGCCTGAACCGCCTGGCCGGCACGCTCGGCATCGCGGTGGAGCGCCTGCGCCTGGATGCGCCGCTGCCAGCCGAGATCGCGCTGCCGGCCGACGGCAACCACACCTTCTTCCGCGCCACGCTGGCGCTGGCGCGGCGCGAGCGGCTGACGGTGCGCGAGTTGATCCGCGAGCTGGCCGGCGGCGGCGGTCATCGCGTGATCGTCGGCACGCCCGAGCAGATCGCCGACGATATCGAGCACTGGTTCCGCCACGGTGCCGCCGACGGCTTTAACCTGATGCCCGATGCGCTGCCCGACGGGCTGCAGGATTTTGTCGACGGCGTGGTGCCGATCCTGCAGCGCCGCGGCATCTTCCGCACCGGGTACGAAGGCGCGACGCTGCGCCAGCATCTCGGCCTGCAGCGGCCGGCCGGACGCACGGCGGCACGCGCGGCGGCTTGAGCGGGCTTGAGCGGGCTTGAGCGGACAAGCCGCGCCATCGGGCGCGGCGAGCGCTTCGGCATCATCGGCCGCAGCGGCGCCGGCAAGTCGACGCCGCTGCGCACCATCAACATGCTGGAGCGCCCCGACGCCGGCCAGGTCCGCATCGACGGCGCCGACATCGGCGCGCTCGATGAAAACGGGCTGGTGGCGCTGCGCAGGCGCATCGGCATGATCTTCCAGCACTTCAACCTGCTCTCGGCACAAGACCGTCTTCGACAACGTGGCGCTGCCGCTGCGCGTGGCCGGAGTGCCGCGCCAGGAGATCGGCGCGCGCGTCGGCGAACTGCTCGATCTGGTCGGGCTGTCGTCCAAGGCGGATGCCTACCCGGCGATGTTGTCGTCAGTGCTGGTCAATATGTTCCGCTCGATTCCGTTCATCATCCTGCTGGTGGCAATGCTGCCGGTGACGCGGATGATCGTCGGCACCACCATGGGGACATAGCGATGGCTTTCTCCCCTCTCCCGCTTGCGGGAGAGGGGCCGGGGGAGAGGGCTGGCGCGTGCCAAGCATGAAGACGCTTTACTTCGTGGAGACTCCTGCTTTCTCCCCCGCCCCTCTCCCATAAATGGGAGAGGGGAGACAACATTCGGCATGCGGGCGCATCAGGCCGCTGTCGCCGCCATCGCCGGGACCGCCGGGACCGCCGCCAGCAACTCCCGCGTGTACGAATGCCGCGGCGCCGCCCAGATCTGGTCACGATCCCCAGCTTCCACCAGCTGCCCGTCCCGCATCACCAGCACGCGATCCGCGATATAGCGGACCACCCCCAGATCGTGCGAGATAAACAGGCACGCCAGCCCGTACTCCGCCTGCAGATCGGCCAGCAGGTTCAGCACCTGCGCCTGCACCGATACATCCAGCGCCGACACCGGCTCATCGCAGACCAGCAACCGTGGCCGCACCACCAGCGCGCGCGCAATGCCGATGCGCTGCCGCTGCCCGCCCGAGAACTCATGCGGATAGCGCTCCAGCGCCGCGGCCGGCAGGCCGACGCGTTCGATCATGGCCAGCGCGCGTTCGCGACGGACGTGGCGGTCGCGCACGCCGTGGATCTGCAGCGCGTCGCCGAGCAGTTCGCCCACGGTCTTGCGCGGGTTCAGCGAACCGTAGGGATCCTGGAACACCAGTTGCATGGCGCCGCGCCATGGGCGCATGTGGCGCCGGTCAATTGCAGCAAGGTCAGTGCCGTCGAACTCGATGCGGCCGTGTTCGTGGTCGGCCAGCCGGAGCACGGCACGTGCCAGCGTGGACTTGCCGCAGCCGGACTCGCCCACCAGCGCCACGGTCTCGCCCGGGGCGATCTCGAACGATACGCCGCGTACCGCATGCGTCTGGTGCGCGCCGTTGCGATGCACTACGTGCAGGTCGTCGATGCGGATCAGCGGCGCCGTGGCGGTCGCCGCCGCTGGTGCGCGCAGTTCCGGTTGCGTCAGCCGGAACGCGGCGGGCGTACCGTCGGCGCGCCGCGCCACGCGCAGCTCGGGCAGGCGCCCGGTGCGGAAATGCGGCGCCTCGCCGTTGCCGTGCGCGGTGCTCAGCGAAGCGCCAAGCAGCGCCCGGGTATAGGGATGCGCCGGCTGCCTGAACAGCGCGTCCGTCGCCTGCTCTTCCACCTTGATGCCGTCATGCATCACCGCCACACGGTCGGCCCAGCGCGACACCACGCCCAGGTCGTGCGTGATCAGCAGCATCGCCATCGACAGCTCGCGCCGCAGCGTGTCGAGCAGTTCCAGGATCTGGGCCTGCACCGTAACATCGAGCGCGGTGGTAGGCTCGTCGGCCACCAGCAAGCGCGGCGAGCAGGCGATCGCGATGGCGATCATCACGCGCTGGCGCTGCCCGCCGGAAAGCTGGTGCGGATAGGCGTGGAAGCGCCGCGCCGGCTCCGGCATGCGCACTTGTTCGAGCAGTTCCAGCGCGCGTGCGGCTGCGGCGCGCGCCGACAGGGGCTTGTGCAGCCGCAACGCCTCCACGATCTGCGCGCCCGCGGTCAGCACCGGGTTCAGCGATGTCATCGGCTCCTGGAACACCATCGACACGGCATTGCCGCGCACCGCGGTCATGTCCCGCTCGGACAGCGGCAGCAGGTCGCGCCCTTCCAGCAGGATGCGGCCGCTGGCCTGTGCAGATGCCGGCAGCAGGCGCAGCAGCGCCAGTGCGGTGGTCGACTTGCCGCAGCCCGACTCGCCCACCAGCGCCACGGTTTCGCCCTGGCGGATGTCCAGGTCGAGGGCGGACACCGCGGGCCGTCCGGCGCCCGGGTAGCGGATGGTCAGGTCGCGCAGCGAAAGCAGGGATTGCGTCATCATCGGTCGGGATTCATGTGGCGGCATGCACCTCGGCGGCCAGCAGTTCCGGCTCGACCTGGATTTCCAGCGCCTCGTTGAAGCGCGCGAAGAACGCGCACAGCGCCGCGCGCAAGGTCAGCTCGACCACCTGCGCCTCGGAGAAATGTTCGCGCAGCTTCCCCACCAGCGTGTCGGTGACGCGCTGCGTGGTGACCTGCACGGTGTAGTCGCGCACCAGCCGCTCGACCGGATCCAGCCCGGGCACGTCGGGTTCGAGGATATTGGCCACGGTGTCCGCATCCACGCCCAGCGCTTCGAGCCGTGGCTCGTGATGCGTGATGCAGTAGTGGCAGGCATTGAGCCGCGATGCCGTGACCAGCACGATCTCTAGATGCCGGCGCGTGATCAGCGCATCGCGGGCGGAGTCGAGCAGCAGGCCGAACAGGTGCTCGACGGCGGGCGGCCGGTGGCCGAGCACCTTGAGCATGTTGCCGAAGGCGCCGTACTCGCGCTCCACGCGCCCGTACACGGCGCGGGCATCATCGGGAAGGCGGGAAGCATCGATAGGGTTGACGCGGGCCAAAAGGATTCTCCTGAAGGGAAGGCATAAGGGAAGGCATAAGGCCGCGCGGGCCACCTCAGCGGCTCTCGCGCGGATCGAAGACAGCGGCAAGCCCGTCGCCGATCAGGTTCAGTGCCAGCACCGTGATGCCGATGGCCACGCCTGGCAGCACGCAGACATACCAGTCGGTGCGCAGCACTTCGCGCCCGGCGCCGACCATGTTGCCCCAGCTCGCCACGTTGGGATCGCCCAGCCCGAGGAAGGCCAGGCTCGATTCGGTCAGGATCGCGGTGGCGACCATCAGCGAGGCCGACACCAGCACCGGCGTCAGCGTATTGGGCAGGATGTCGTGGACGATGATGCGGGCGTTGCTCGCACCCAGCGCTTCACTGGCGAGCACCATGTCGCCGTGGCGCAGGCGCAGCACTTCGGCGCGCACCAGCCGCGCCAGCGCCGGCCATGAGGTGATGCCGATCGCCAGCGCGATGCTGGTCACCGACGGCTGCGCGATGGCGACGATGGCGAGCGCGAACAGGAACGACGGGATCGTCTGGAAGAACGTCGTGAGCGCGCCGAACACGCGGTCGGCCCGGCCGCCGTAGAAGCCCGCGGCGATCCCGCCCGCCACGCCCAGGGCGACCGCCAGCGCGGTCGAGACCACGGCGATCAGCAGCGACGTGCGCGCGCCGTGGAACAGGCCCGCGGCGATATCCCGGCCGAGCATGTCGGAACCGAACGGGAAGGCACGGTCGTGCCCCGGCCACAGCAGTGGCTCGGTGGCCATGTCGAGCGGATCGCCGGGATACAGCCAGCCCGCGCTTACGGCAGCGGCCAGCACCACCAGCAACAGCACGCTGCCGGTAAGCGCGCTCGGCGACGACCACAACCGGCGCCACGCGCCGCGGCGTGGCCGCGGCAGGGCCGGGGCACCGGCATTGGATTCGCCGGCCACCCCGGCCGGCAACGCTTGATAGGACGAAGACACTTCAGTACTCCTAGCGCGGCAGCCGGATACGCGGGTCGATGCGCGCGTAGACCAGGTCGACGATCGCGTTGACCGCGATCACCACCACGGAGCTGCACAGCAGGATGCCGAGCAGCAGGTTGTAGTCGCGCTGGTAGAGCGCGTCGAAGGCGGTGCGGCCCAGTCCCGGCCAGGAGAACACGGTCTCGACCACCACCGCGCCGCCGATCACCGAACTGGCCTGCACGCCGACCATCGTCACCAGCGGCAGCAAGGCATTGCGCAGCACGTGATGGGTCAGCACGCGGCGGCCGGGCGCGCCCTTGGCGACCGCGGTGCGCACAAAGTCCTGGCGGCGCATCTCGATCATGCTGGCGCGCATCAGCCGCACGTAGACGGCCATGTAGAACAGCCCGAGCGTCACCGCCGGCAGCAGCAGGTGCCGCAACACGTCCAGCGCGTAGGCCCAGCCGGTCAGGCCCGATTCGACCGTGAACATGCCGCCCACCGGCAGCCAGTCCAGCCACACCGAAAACACCAGCACCAGCATCAGCCCGATCCAGAACAGCGGCGTGGCAAAACACAGCAGCGCCAGCGACGAGATCACCGTATCGAGCAGGCGCCCGGCGCGGGCGGCCGCCAGCACCCCCAGCGTGGCGCCGGCGACCACCGCGAAGGCGATGCTCGCGCCCATCAGCAGCAGCGTGGCGGGCAGC
This genomic window from Cupriavidus sp. P-10 contains:
- a CDS encoding LLM class flavin-dependent oxidoreductase → MTASTPQRQLHLNINALHSGFVPSAWRLPDSNVRAFVDVQHYVRLARIAEAGKFDAIFLADNASIADQIYFRPITALEPTLLLASVAAATTHIGLVATVSTSYNEPYNIARRFATLDHLSGGRAGWNVVTTADAGSARNFGRSAPIEHGQRYARADEFTRIVKALWDSWEDDAFVGDKDAGRFVDPGKLAPVAHQGTFFDVHGPLNLPRPPQGHPVLFQAGGSADGRELAALHAEAVFSASQSFEEALAYKREINARAEAHGRGPHAVKILPGLTTIIGATEAQARQRRDELVELIPWDYSLNRLAGTLGIAVERLRLDAPLPAEIALPADGNHTFFRATLALARRERLTVRELIRELAGGGGHRVIVGTPEQIADDIEHWFRHGAADGFNLMPDALPDGLQDFVDGVVPILQRRGIFRTGYEGATLRQHLGLQRPAGRTAARAAA
- a CDS encoding carboxymuconolactone decarboxylase family protein — its product is MARVNPIDASRLPDDARAVYGRVEREYGAFGNMLKVLGHRPPAVEHLFGLLLDSARDALITRRHLEIVLVTASRLNACHYCITHHEPRLEALGVDADTVANILEPDVPGLDPVERLVRDYTVQVTTQRVTDTLVGKLREHFSEAQVVELTLRAALCAFFARFNEALEIQVEPELLAAEVHAAT
- a CDS encoding zf-HC2 domain-containing protein translates to MPDRPARRLLPDCEEVHHLTMKGLDQPLSWMERLRVRSHLAICEACTVFSAQMRTMREAMRRMGRED
- a CDS encoding ATP-binding protein, which gives rise to MDFEIPEALIHPLLAMIGTGTPLARQLQEHGVCHGDMLVSSKLFDAQALNSLYTLSKSQNQRALMFQMLALDNIHNAPQARVIPALDQLIGGLVAYLSRDAIDGWLYQRNRDGVLLPWLVRRMRYVAPDQGMPYVVVDLLANTMQSANSELTDHHKRRAGMTTSMVITRDDIANRSIPDLLAEFGFYKECAEFRQEYERHARRFVRYQQRFGAQFVASGPAWSLDAKGAAELTRVPDGVAARCVNDEERLARRFEMSCDASFWREAGVEAGFEAVPLHGYVHLFHLEWHRNLWVHVQHLSEYRYQPGLRDKLVLPDHHRDLIDILTSHMDVLVPDFVPGKSGGTTILCQGAPGLGKTLTAEIYAEVVGKPLYRVHSGQLGTTAASVGASLSGILQRAMRWNAILLLDEADVYIRCRDNDLEHNAIVAEFLRTLEYFNGLLFMTTNRIGDVDDAILSRCIATIHYETPGKDDARRLWRLQAAQFGAELGDGLVEALLRAYPKASGRDIKELLKLATRYALAREVPLNEDVFRLCGQFRGLN
- a CDS encoding alpha/beta hydrolase, translating into MLDPSLFGRLSFTFDDPAHRADRSGPAAAPLPAGRHGLGVAAERDAVLFVPEGLDAGAPVPLLVMFHGAGGHAEKVLPHLEPHAQRHGFLVLAPQSLYPTWDIVIGGNGPDLERLHRALAAVASRYRIDRDRVGFAGFSDGASYALSVGITNGDIASHVLAFSGGFMSVFMQEGAPKVFVAHGRDDEQLPIATSGRAHAARLRAAGYAVEYVEFDGLHVIHPPVVEQAIAFFLQ
- a CDS encoding ABC transporter ATP-binding protein, producing MTQSLLSLRDLTIRYPGAGRPAVSALDLDIRQGETVALVGESGCGKSTTALALLRLLPASAQASGRILLEGRDLLPLSERDMTAVRGNAVSMVFQEPMTSLNPVLTAGAQIVEALRLHKPLSARAAAARALELLEQVRMPEPARRFHAYPHQLSGGQRQRVMIAIAIACSPRLLVADEPTTALDVTVQAQILELLDTLRRELSMAMLLITHDLGVVSRWADRVAVMHDGIKVEEQATDALFRQPAHPYTRALLGASLSTAHGNGEAPHFRTGRLPELRVARRADGTPAAFRLTQPELRAPAAATATAPLIRIDDLHVVHRNGAHQTHAVRGVSFEIAPGETVALVGESGCGKSTLARAVLRLADHEHGRIEFDGTDLAAIDRRHMRPWRGAMQLVFQDPYGSLNPRKTVGELLGDALQIHGVRDRHVRRERALAMIERVGLPAAALERYPHEFSGGQRQRIGIARALVVRPRLLVCDEPVSALDVSVQAQVLNLLADLQAEYGLACLFISHDLGVVRYIADRVLVMRDGQLVEAGDRDQIWAAPRHSYTRELLAAVPAVPAMAATAA
- a CDS encoding ABC transporter permease codes for the protein MAAHTSSRTPAWQRLLQAAGVVAMAVVNFFLLRLAPGDAAQVLAGEAGAATPEYLAALRAQFGLDQPLWVQLGKYLWHLAQLDLGFSFRQGMPVLDLILQRLPATLLLMGASIAFAVVAGATLGVLAAARAGRLLDTVISSLALLCFATPLFWIGLMLVLVFSVWLDWLPVGGMFTVESGLTGWAYALDVLRHLLLPAVTLGLFYMAVYVRLMRASMIEMRRQDFVRTAVAKGAPGRRVLTHHVLRNALLPLVTMVGVQASSVIGGAVVVETVFSWPGLGRTAFDALYQRDYNLLLGILLCSSVVVIAVNAIVDLVYARIDPRIRLPR
- the czcI gene encoding cation efflux protein, CzcI family, which produces MITGQPRLNLRLAAIPDMQRLLLILLALILPLQFAWAGAAAYCRHEVAAAAKAHLGHHEHQHHPQQKADAGQHAAKADADGDTLGIADPDCGVCHIASLPFARADAPHMQAGQHVEQAQAPPQPGFSSHSARAPDRPQWPRLA
- a CDS encoding acyl-CoA dehydrogenase family protein, coding for MNAPLAIDAPHARHALRAALEGVPALAGQIGTDAAAREAQRLLPHEGFALFRQSGLGLLRIPVERGGLGGSLVDLFEVIAAIAAEESNVAHALRIHFDQTESLRLSPRSAFNDLQVQRIVGGAIFGGASTERGTARPGEITTALRRDGAHYRVSGKKYYSTGTAFADYARINVQDPDGEPVFIIIPTDRPGFSVIDDWDGMGQRMTASGSLVLDDVPVLADEVARRGNTTLVGRHCGALRQLHLVAVAAGIVRNAWADATRYVREHGRPVLHSPAPTAREDHFIQQVIGDLAAHSHAIDALVRENARALDRSADALHVGADDAEALVLQAALATAQTQLVVSKLALHVGERMFEAGGASATSRQHNFDRHWRNLRTIFSHNPLLHKGRVVGAYHLNGETTHLTEGRVF
- a CDS encoding sigma-70 family RNA polymerase sigma factor, translated to MSLDPAELQALRPYLLRFARLQLRDEVLAEDAVSETLLAVLEHPERFAGQSSLRTYLVGILKHKLIDSLRSGRREVRLALVAPEDGEAPSEQEALDALFTRNGHYQDPPSDWGDPERAFERREFFEILQLCVDRLPPRLGRLFMMREWLELDTEEICQVLQISATNAWAMLYRARMRLRACLELHWFGQRGAAGKG
- a CDS encoding ABC transporter permease is translated as MAGESNAGAPALPRPRRGAWRRLWSSPSALTGSVLLLVVLAAAVSAGWLYPGDPLDMATEPLLWPGHDRAFPFGSDMLGRDIAAGLFHGARTSLLIAVVSTALAVALGVAGGIAAGFYGGRADRVFGALTTFFQTIPSFLFALAIVAIAQPSVTSIALAIGITSWPALARLVRAEVLRLRHGDMVLASEALGASNARIIVHDILPNTLTPVLVSASLMVATAILTESSLAFLGLGDPNVASWGNMVGAGREVLRTDWYVCVLPGVAIGITVLALNLIGDGLAAVFDPRESR